The following nucleotide sequence is from Dehalococcoidia bacterium.
GCAGACGGCCGCCTGATCGCGGAGGGCACGATCGAGCGGGCATGGGAGGCCGTATGCCCCGCGTGACCGTGCAGCCGGCCGGCCATGTGATCGACGTTGCCGAGGGCGAGACGATCATGGCGGGCGCCAACGCCCGCGGCTACTACTGGCCCACCACCTGCGGCGGCAAGGGCGAGTGCACGACCTGCGCCTGTTCGGTGCTGGCCGGGGGCGACCAACTCTCTTCTATGAGCCGCTTTGAGTCGTATAGTCTGGCCGAAGGGCGTGGCCGCGCCGTGCTGAACACGCCCGTGCGCCTCGCCTGCCAGGCCCGCGTACAGGGCGATGTCGAGGTGCGCAAGCCGGGCGTGCTGCCGCCGCCGGAGTGAGTCGGCGCCCTGAGCGGCGCCGCCGGCCCATCAATCGCTGCAGCCAGGGAGTGGAACTCCGTCATGCCGTACATCATTGCCGAGCCGTGCATCGGCGTGAAAGACAAGTCCTGCGTCGATGTCTGCCCCGTGAACTGTATCTACGAGGGCGAGGACCAGCTCTACATCAATCCCAACGAGTGCATCGACTGCGCCGCCTGCGAGGCCGCCTGCCCGGTGACGGCGATCTACCACGAAGACGACGTGCCCAAGCAGTGGCGTGACTACATCGAGAAGAACCGCGCCTGGAGCGCGGCCAACACATAACGCACGACCGCCGTTCCCATAGACACCGCCCCATGCTACAGTTACGCATCATAGATATAAGCGGCATGAGCGGGGGCGCGGCGTGGAATTGGCGCAGATCGAGGCGTTCGTGCAGGTGGCCGCGCACCGCAGCTTCAGCCGCGCCGCCGAGACGCTCTATCTCACGCAGCCGTCTGTGACGGCGCGTATCCAGACGCTCGAACGCGAGCTGGGCGAGGAGCTGTTCGAGCGCACCGGCCGCAGCGTGCGCATGACGGACGCGGGCCAGACATTTTTGGCGTACGCCGAGAAGGCGCTGGCCTCGGTGCAGGAAGGCAAGGACGCGCTCGAAGCGCTGCGCAACGCCGAGGCGGGCAATCTGCGAATCGGCTCGGCGCTGACGATCAGCACCTACGTGCTGCCGCGCATCCTCAAGTCCTTCCGCGGCCACTATCCGCGCGTGGATGTCTCGATCCGTACCGGCCGCTCCGACGACGTGCTCGAGCTGCTGCTCAACGACGAGGTGCAGGTCGGCCTCGTCCGCGCCCTCGTGCACCCGGAGATTCAAACGATCCACCTGTACGACGACGAGGTGATCCTCGTCACCGAGCACAACCACCCCTTCGCGCAGACGCGCACGGCGCGCATTGAAGAGGTCAGCCGCCAGCCGCTGATCTTCTTCGACAAGGGCTCGAGCTACTACGGCCTGATCCACGGCATCTTCCGCGAGGCGAACCTGGTGCCGATCCACGCCATGCAGCTCGACAGCATGGAGGCGACCAAGAAGATGGTCGAGGAGGGGCTGGGCATCGCCATCCTGCCGCGCGTTTCCGTCGAGCGCGAGCTGAAGCTGGGCATCCTGGCCGAGGTCGAGATCATCGGCGTGCCGCGCTTCAAGCGCCAGATCGCGTTGATCTTCCGCCGCAACCGCAAGCACGCGCGCACCGTGCACGCCTTCGTGGAGACGCTGCACAACATGTACCGCTTCATCCTGCCCGAATCGGCGCGCGATACGTTTCCCGACCTGGCGCCGCCGCCGCGTGTGCTGGCGCGCTCCGGCGACTGACCCGACAAATGGCGTGAGGAGGTGCCGATGGCCGAACGTACGATCACGCTCTACGAAAAACGCGGCTGAACGACCTG
It contains:
- a CDS encoding 2Fe-2S iron-sulfur cluster-binding protein, whose translation is MPRVTVQPAGHVIDVAEGETIMAGANARGYYWPTTCGGKGECTTCACSVLAGGDQLSSMSRFESYSLAEGRGRAVLNTPVRLACQARVQGDVEVRKPGVLPPPE
- a CDS encoding ferredoxin, producing the protein MPYIIAEPCIGVKDKSCVDVCPVNCIYEGEDQLYINPNECIDCAACEAACPVTAIYHEDDVPKQWRDYIEKNRAWSAANT
- a CDS encoding LysR family transcriptional regulator, yielding MELAQIEAFVQVAAHRSFSRAAETLYLTQPSVTARIQTLERELGEELFERTGRSVRMTDAGQTFLAYAEKALASVQEGKDALEALRNAEAGNLRIGSALTISTYVLPRILKSFRGHYPRVDVSIRTGRSDDVLELLLNDEVQVGLVRALVHPEIQTIHLYDDEVILVTEHNHPFAQTRTARIEEVSRQPLIFFDKGSSYYGLIHGIFREANLVPIHAMQLDSMEATKKMVEEGLGIAILPRVSVERELKLGILAEVEIIGVPRFKRQIALIFRRNRKHARTVHAFVETLHNMYRFILPESARDTFPDLAPPPRVLARSGD